The stretch of DNA GTTTCGGCCTGAGAAGCGGAACTCTCCTCCCCGGCGAGCACAGGGGCATTATCGCCCCGCCCCGGAACTGGGGAAGGGTCGGTCTGGCGACCATAGCGTTCGGGCAGGGCGTGAGCGTGAACGCGCTTCAGATGGCGGTTGCGGTCTCCGCGATAGCAAACGGCGGCTACATGATGATTCCCCGCATAGTTGACAAAATTGTTGACGCGGCGGGCAATGTGGTGTTTTCAAAAAAGCCGGAGGCGCGCGGCAGGGTGATCTCCTATGACGTGTCCCGCAAGGTGGCGGACATGATGAGAGAAACGGTTGAGCGCAGGCGCGGTTCGGGGCGGGCGGCGGGCACGGGATGGCGTGCGGCGGTGAGCGGATACACGGTCGCTGGAAAAACGGGAACGGCGCAGATAGCCGCCCCCGGAGGCGGCTACCTTGAGAACATCTACACAACGTCTTTTGTGGGGTTCGCCCCCGCCCGCAATCCGCTCATGGCGCTGGTCGTGGTGGTGAACAGGCCCCGGACAAAAAAATACGGCTCGCAGGTGGCCGCGCCCGTGTTTTCCGCCATAGCGGGCAGAACTCTGGGCATGCTTGAGTTGAGCGCTCCCGCCTCCGCCCCGGAGGACAAGCCGTTTCCCGCGCCCGACCTACGGGGCAAAAGCGTCCGCGATGTGGCGCGGTGGGCTTTCAGGGCCGGGGTTGAACTGCGCGTCAGCGGGCGGGGATTTGCCGCCGCCCAGAGCCCGCCCCCCGGCGCTCTGATAAAGAAGGGGGAGGTTTGCGAGGTCTCTTTTTCTGGCGGTTCAATATGAGGCGGGTGAGGTTTGAAGATATGTGCGCCGCCGCCGGAGCGCGTGTGTATGCGGGAGTTCCCGCGAAGGTGACCGGGGTGCGCGCCGCCTCCTCGGAGGTGTGCCCCGGAGACGTGTTTGTGGCGGTAAGGGGACGCCGCGCGGACGGGCACGACCATGTTCCCGAAGCGTTGTCCAGAGGGGCCGCCGCGCTGATAACCGGTAGGCGCGTCCGCGCTCCGGGGGTCTGTTGCGCCCTTGCGGAGGATTCAAAAAAGGCGGCGGGGCTCGCGGCGGATTTTTTCCACGGGCATCCGTCCCGCGCCTTTGCGCTTGTCGGCGTAACGGGCACTAACGGCAAAACAACGTTGTGCCACCTGCTCCGCCATATATGGGAGTCTGGCGGAACGGTTTCGGGGATTGTGGGAACGGTGCTTGTGGAATGCGGCTCGTTCAGCGGCGAGGCGACCCTTACCACCCCGGCGGTGACCGGTTTGCACGGGATATTTTCCCGCATGCGCTCCGAGGGCGCGCGCAGGGTCTGCATGGAGGTGTCTTCGCACGCCATAGAGGAGCGGAGGGTCAGCGGCTGTGATTTTGACGCGGCGGTTTTTACAAACCTCACCCCGGAGCATCTGGACTACCACGGCACTATGAGCCGCTATGCGGAGGCCAAGAAAAAACTGTTCACCGAAATACTTCCGGCAAGCGCAAAAAAAGACCGGTTTTCCGTCATCAACATTGACGACCCCGTAGGCGCGGACATAGCCGCCGCCGCGCCCGGCGAGGTTGTCACCTGCTCCGCCGGAGGGGCCGCCGCCGATGTGTCCGTATCCCGCGCGCGCCACTCCCCGGACGGCGTTGCCGCCACTTTGCAAACTCCGTGGGGGGCGCTTGATGTGGACTCAAACCTGATAGGCGGCCACAACCTTTCAAACATGGCCGCCGCCGTCGCCGTGGCGCTTCGCCTCGGCGAGCCGCCCGCCGCCGTGGCCTCCGCGCTCTCGTCTCCGGTTTTCGTGCCGGGAAGGATGGAGAGGGTGGGCGGCCCCGGCTGCTCCATAGATGTTTTTGTGGACTACGCCCACACGGCGGACGCCCTTGAAAGGGCGCTTGCCGCCGTCCGCCCGCTTTGCTCCGGAAGGGTGTTTGTGGTGTTCGGGTGCGGGGGCGACCGCGACAGGGCAAAGCGCCCTGAGATGGGGCGCGTTGCTTGCGAGGGGGCGGATGTGGCCGTCATCACCTCGGACAACCCGCGGGGGGAAGACCCGGCGGCGATAATCGGCGAGATAAAGAAGGGAATGAGCGCGGGGCGGGGCGGGGCGGTCGGCATAGAGGACAGGCGGGAGGCGATAGGCCACGCCATTGCGGCCGCCGCCGCCGGAGACCTTGTGCTCATAGCGGGCAAGGGGCATGAGACCAGCCAGATTGTGGGCGACAGGCGGCTGCCTTTTAACGACAGGGAGGCGGCGGCGGAGTTTCTCAAGGGTAGGGGGGAGCCGGTTTGATAAGCCTTGACACCGTTCTTGCCGCCACGGGCGGGCGCGCGTCCCCCGCCTGCGCGCGGGCTTTCCGGAGGGTCTCAATAGATTCGCGGACCGTGCGCGCGGGCGACCTTTTTTTTGCCGTCAGGGCGCAAAGAGACGGGCATGATTTCGTTGCCGCCGCTCTGGGCGCGGGCGCGGGCGCGGCGGTTGTGGAGGACTCAAGCGGCCTGTTTGAAATGCGCCGCACGGACGCGCTCATCTCCGTTCCCTCAACCGTTGCGGCTCTGGGCGACCTGGCACGCCTGTGGAGAAAGAGCATCGCGGGGATGAAGGTTGTCTGCATTACGGGCTCAACCGGCAAGACCACCACCCGCCGCGCGCTTGAGGCGGTTGTCGCCTCTTCGGGGCGCGAATTTGTGGCGGGCAAAAAAAGTTTTAACAACCATCTGGGGCTTCCGCTCACCCTTCTTGAGGCGGGCGGGGGGTGCGGGGTCTGCCTTGCCGAGGCGGGCGTCAACTCCCCCGGGGAGATGGCGCGGCTTGCGGAGATAGCCTCGCCGGACATGGGCGCGGTGACCAACATAGGCACGGCGCACATAGGCAACTTCGGCAGCAGGGAAAAAATCGCCGGGGAAAAGGCGCGCCTTTTTGAGGGCTTTGGAAAGGAAAGCCGCTTTGCCGTCAATCTGGACGACCCGCTTGCGGCGGGCATCGCGGCGGGTCTTTCATGCCGCAAAACATCTTTTTCCATGCGCTCCCGCTCTGCCGACGTGAGCGCCTCCGGCGTAACGCACTCAACCGGCCGCATGGATTTCAGTCTTCTGCTCGGCGGTCGCGCCTTTCCCGTCAGCGTCCGGGCGGCGGGGGAGCACAACGTTATGAACCTTCTCTGCGCGGCGGCGCTCGGCCTGTGTCTGGACATACCGCCCGGCGTTATCGCCGAAGGCGTCCGCCGGTTTGAGCCCGCCGGGATGAGAATGGAGGTGCTCGGCGGTCGCGGCGGTCTCACCCTGATTAACGACTGCTACAACGCCAGCCCCGACTCGGTTTCCGCCGCATTGCGCGAACTTTGCAGGCTCAAACAGGCCGCCCCTACGGGAACGGGGGCGGTGGCGGTTCTCGGAGACATGCTTGAACTGGGAGACCGGAGCG from Candidatus Dadabacteria bacterium encodes:
- a CDS encoding UDP-N-acetylmuramoyl-L-alanyl-D-glutamate--2,6-diaminopimelate ligase is translated as MRFEDMCAAAGARVYAGVPAKVTGVRAASSEVCPGDVFVAVRGRRADGHDHVPEALSRGAAALITGRRVRAPGVCCALAEDSKKAAGLAADFFHGHPSRAFALVGVTGTNGKTTLCHLLRHIWESGGTVSGIVGTVLVECGSFSGEATLTTPAVTGLHGIFSRMRSEGARRVCMEVSSHAIEERRVSGCDFDAAVFTNLTPEHLDYHGTMSRYAEAKKKLFTEILPASAKKDRFSVINIDDPVGADIAAAAPGEVVTCSAGGAAADVSVSRARHSPDGVAATLQTPWGALDVDSNLIGGHNLSNMAAAVAVALRLGEPPAAVASALSSPVFVPGRMERVGGPGCSIDVFVDYAHTADALERALAAVRPLCSGRVFVVFGCGGDRDRAKRPEMGRVACEGADVAVITSDNPRGEDPAAIIGEIKKGMSAGRGGAVGIEDRREAIGHAIAAAAAGDLVLIAGKGHETSQIVGDRRLPFNDREAAAEFLKGRGEPV
- a CDS encoding UDP-N-acetylmuramoyl-tripeptide--D-alanyl-D-alanine ligase → MISLDTVLAATGGRASPACARAFRRVSIDSRTVRAGDLFFAVRAQRDGHDFVAAALGAGAGAAVVEDSSGLFEMRRTDALISVPSTVAALGDLARLWRKSIAGMKVVCITGSTGKTTTRRALEAVVASSGREFVAGKKSFNNHLGLPLTLLEAGGGCGVCLAEAGVNSPGEMARLAEIASPDMGAVTNIGTAHIGNFGSREKIAGEKARLFEGFGKESRFAVNLDDPLAAGIAAGLSCRKTSFSMRSRSADVSASGVTHSTGRMDFSLLLGGRAFPVSVRAAGEHNVMNLLCAAALGLCLDIPPGVIAEGVRRFEPAGMRMEVLGGRGGLTLINDCYNASPDSVSAALRELCRLKQAAPTGTGAVAVLGDMLELGDRSAEYHREAGREAARLGVDFLVGFGGMADEVRAGAPDVSSHSAVSHGDAADIIASVAKPGDIVLIKGSRAMEMERITSLLRPQGGGS